In one window of Solanum pennellii chromosome 2, SPENNV200 DNA:
- the LOC107009382 gene encoding equilibrative nucleotide transporter 3-like isoform X3 has product MAEVYTRAPVRLEGKYGAMLVCWVLGNGCLFSWNSMLTIQDYYVALFPNYHPSRVLTLIYQPFALGTLAMLAYNEAKINTRKRNLFGYSLFFIATFIVLLLDLATSGKGWLGSFIGICVISGAFGVADAHVQGGMIGDLSFMLPEFLQSFLAGLAASGALTSSLRLITKAAFENSQDGLRKGAILFFAISTLFELLCVLLYAFVFPKLPIVKYYRAKAASEGSKTVASDLAAAGVYKQGPETKNEHDPQQVERLNNKELLLQNIDYAIDLFLIYALTLSIFPGFLSEDTGSHSLGSWYALVLITMYNVWDLIGRYIPLIKCLKLESRKGLMVVILLRSLFVPAFYFTAKYGDQGWMIMLTTLLGLSNGHLTVCVLTCAPKGTRAKCTRKSSSFVSFRRYICWCNSRLVVAYRQRLVKHPKF; this is encoded by the exons ATGGCTGAGGTTTATACTAGAGCTCCAGTTAGACTTGAG GGCAAGTATGGCGCAATGCTTGTCTGTTGGGTTTTGGGCAATGGCTGTCTCTTCTCTTGGAACAGTATGTTAACTATTCAGGACTACTATGTCGCCCTCTTTCCC AATTATCATCCTTCGCGGGTTCTTACGCTCATTTATCAACCATTTGCATTGGGAACACTTGCAATGTTGGCTTACAATGAAGCAAAAATTAACACAAGGAAAAGGAATCTTTTTGGATATAGTCTTTTTTTCATAGCTACATTTATAGTTCTTCTT TTGGATTTAGCTACATCTGGTAAGGGATGGTTAGGAAGTTTTATTGGGATATGTGTTATTAGTGGTGCCTTTGGAGTTGCAGATGCTCATGTACAAGGTGGAATGATTGGAGACCTTTCATTCATGTTACCTGAATTTTTGCAG tcttttcttgcTGGATTGGCTGCATCTGGTGCTCTAACATCTTCGTTAAGACTAATTACCAAAGCAGCATTTGAGAATTCACAAGACGGTCTTCGAAAGGGTGCAA TTTTGTTCTTCGCGATATCCACACTCTTTGAGCTGCTTTGTGTCCTCCTATATGCATTTGTCTTCCCAAAGCTACCAATAGTGAAGTACTATCGTGCAAAAGCAGCTTCAGAGGGATCAAAGACTGTTGCTAGTGACCTTGCTGCAGCCGGAGTTTACAAACAAGGACCAGAAACAAAG AATGAGCATGATCCACAACAAGTTGAGCGACTTAACAACAAAGAATTGTTATTGCAGAACATAGACTATGCAATAGATTTGTTTCTGATATATGCTCTAACATTATCGATTTTCCCTGGATTCTTGTCTGAGGATACTGGATCTCACAGCTTAGGATCATG GTATGCACTTGTCCTTATCACAATGTACAATGTATGGGATCTCATAGGGAGATACATCCCACTAATCAAATGCTTAAAGCTGGAATCGCGGAAAGGGCTGATGGTAGTGATTCTTTTGCGTTCTCTATTTGTACCTGCTTTCTACTTCACAGCCAAATATGGTGATCAAGGATGGATGATTATGTTAACAACCTTGTTGGGACTGAGTAATGGGCACCTCACAGTGTGTGTCCTCACTTGTGCACCAAAAG GGACCAGAGCAAAATGCACTAGGAAATCTTCtagttttgtttcttttagGAGGTATATTTGCTGGTGTAACTCTAGATTGGTTGTGGCTTATAGGCAAAGGTTGGTAAAGCATCCAAAATTTTGA
- the LOC107009382 gene encoding equilibrative nucleotide transporter 3-like isoform X2 codes for MAEVYTRAPVRLEGKYGAMLVCWVLGNGCLFSWNSMLTIQDYYVALFPNYHPSRVLTLIYQPFALGTLAMLAYNEAKINTRKRNLFGYSLFFIATFIVLLLDLATSGKGWLGSFIGICVISGAFGVADAHVQGGMIGDLSFMLPEFLQSFLAGLAASGALTSSLRLITKAAFENSQDGLRKGAILFFAISTLFELLCVLLYAFVFPKLPIVKYYRAKAASEGSKTVASDLAAAGVYKQGPETKNEHDPQQVERLNNKELLLQNIDYAIDLFLIYALTLSIFPGFLSEDTGSHSLGSWYALVLITMYNVWDLIGRYIPLIKCLKLESRKGLMVVILLRSLFVPAFYFTAKYGDQGWMIMLTTLLGLSNGHLTVCVLTCAPKGYKGPEQNALGNLLVLFLLGGIFAGVTLDWLWLIGKGAGVAGC; via the exons ATGGCTGAGGTTTATACTAGAGCTCCAGTTAGACTTGAG GGCAAGTATGGCGCAATGCTTGTCTGTTGGGTTTTGGGCAATGGCTGTCTCTTCTCTTGGAACAGTATGTTAACTATTCAGGACTACTATGTCGCCCTCTTTCCC AATTATCATCCTTCGCGGGTTCTTACGCTCATTTATCAACCATTTGCATTGGGAACACTTGCAATGTTGGCTTACAATGAAGCAAAAATTAACACAAGGAAAAGGAATCTTTTTGGATATAGTCTTTTTTTCATAGCTACATTTATAGTTCTTCTT TTGGATTTAGCTACATCTGGTAAGGGATGGTTAGGAAGTTTTATTGGGATATGTGTTATTAGTGGTGCCTTTGGAGTTGCAGATGCTCATGTACAAGGTGGAATGATTGGAGACCTTTCATTCATGTTACCTGAATTTTTGCAG tcttttcttgcTGGATTGGCTGCATCTGGTGCTCTAACATCTTCGTTAAGACTAATTACCAAAGCAGCATTTGAGAATTCACAAGACGGTCTTCGAAAGGGTGCAA TTTTGTTCTTCGCGATATCCACACTCTTTGAGCTGCTTTGTGTCCTCCTATATGCATTTGTCTTCCCAAAGCTACCAATAGTGAAGTACTATCGTGCAAAAGCAGCTTCAGAGGGATCAAAGACTGTTGCTAGTGACCTTGCTGCAGCCGGAGTTTACAAACAAGGACCAGAAACAAAG AATGAGCATGATCCACAACAAGTTGAGCGACTTAACAACAAAGAATTGTTATTGCAGAACATAGACTATGCAATAGATTTGTTTCTGATATATGCTCTAACATTATCGATTTTCCCTGGATTCTTGTCTGAGGATACTGGATCTCACAGCTTAGGATCATG GTATGCACTTGTCCTTATCACAATGTACAATGTATGGGATCTCATAGGGAGATACATCCCACTAATCAAATGCTTAAAGCTGGAATCGCGGAAAGGGCTGATGGTAGTGATTCTTTTGCGTTCTCTATTTGTACCTGCTTTCTACTTCACAGCCAAATATGGTGATCAAGGATGGATGATTATGTTAACAACCTTGTTGGGACTGAGTAATGGGCACCTCACAGTGTGTGTCCTCACTTGTGCACCAAAAGGTTACAAG GGACCAGAGCAAAATGCACTAGGAAATCTTCtagttttgtttcttttagGAGGTATATTTGCTGGTGTAACTCTAGATTGGTTGTGGCTTATAGGCAAAG gtgcaggtgtaGCTGGATGCTAG
- the LOC107009382 gene encoding equilibrative nucleotide transporter 3-like isoform X1 produces the protein MAEVYTRAPVRLEGKYGAMLVCWVLGNGCLFSWNSMLTIQDYYVALFPNYHPSRVLTLIYQPFALGTLAMLAYNEAKINTRKRNLFGYSLFFIATFIVLLLDLATSGKGWLGSFIGICVISGAFGVADAHVQGGMIGDLSFMLPEFLQSFLAGLAASGALTSSLRLITKAAFENSQDGLRKGAILFFAISTLFELLCVLLYAFVFPKLPIVKYYRAKAASEGSKTVASDLAAAGVYKQGPETKNEHDPQQVERLNNKELLLQNIDYAIDLFLIYALTLSIFPGFLSEDTGSHSLGSWYALVLITMYNVWDLIGRYIPLIKCLKLESRKGLMVVILLRSLFVPAFYFTAKYGDQGWMIMLTTLLGLSNGHLTVCVLTCAPKGTRAKCTRKSSSFVSFRRYICWCNSRLVVAYRQRCRCSWMLELANRR, from the exons ATGGCTGAGGTTTATACTAGAGCTCCAGTTAGACTTGAG GGCAAGTATGGCGCAATGCTTGTCTGTTGGGTTTTGGGCAATGGCTGTCTCTTCTCTTGGAACAGTATGTTAACTATTCAGGACTACTATGTCGCCCTCTTTCCC AATTATCATCCTTCGCGGGTTCTTACGCTCATTTATCAACCATTTGCATTGGGAACACTTGCAATGTTGGCTTACAATGAAGCAAAAATTAACACAAGGAAAAGGAATCTTTTTGGATATAGTCTTTTTTTCATAGCTACATTTATAGTTCTTCTT TTGGATTTAGCTACATCTGGTAAGGGATGGTTAGGAAGTTTTATTGGGATATGTGTTATTAGTGGTGCCTTTGGAGTTGCAGATGCTCATGTACAAGGTGGAATGATTGGAGACCTTTCATTCATGTTACCTGAATTTTTGCAG tcttttcttgcTGGATTGGCTGCATCTGGTGCTCTAACATCTTCGTTAAGACTAATTACCAAAGCAGCATTTGAGAATTCACAAGACGGTCTTCGAAAGGGTGCAA TTTTGTTCTTCGCGATATCCACACTCTTTGAGCTGCTTTGTGTCCTCCTATATGCATTTGTCTTCCCAAAGCTACCAATAGTGAAGTACTATCGTGCAAAAGCAGCTTCAGAGGGATCAAAGACTGTTGCTAGTGACCTTGCTGCAGCCGGAGTTTACAAACAAGGACCAGAAACAAAG AATGAGCATGATCCACAACAAGTTGAGCGACTTAACAACAAAGAATTGTTATTGCAGAACATAGACTATGCAATAGATTTGTTTCTGATATATGCTCTAACATTATCGATTTTCCCTGGATTCTTGTCTGAGGATACTGGATCTCACAGCTTAGGATCATG GTATGCACTTGTCCTTATCACAATGTACAATGTATGGGATCTCATAGGGAGATACATCCCACTAATCAAATGCTTAAAGCTGGAATCGCGGAAAGGGCTGATGGTAGTGATTCTTTTGCGTTCTCTATTTGTACCTGCTTTCTACTTCACAGCCAAATATGGTGATCAAGGATGGATGATTATGTTAACAACCTTGTTGGGACTGAGTAATGGGCACCTCACAGTGTGTGTCCTCACTTGTGCACCAAAAG GGACCAGAGCAAAATGCACTAGGAAATCTTCtagttttgtttcttttagGAGGTATATTTGCTGGTGTAACTCTAGATTGGTTGTGGCTTATAGGCAAAG gtgcaggtgtaGCTGGATGCTAGAACTTGCGAATCGACGCTGA